CTTAGAATTGGGCCATGAGTTTATATTGGGGAAATTCACCTTTAGTCAGGCTGCGGGCTTTTATCTTTTTAAGGAATACGGTGCCGCTGCTTCATGGTATCAGCGTTATACCTTGCTGTATAGGCCGCTGCCAGGTTTGGCATTAGGGCCGGGTTTAAAAGCCCATGCAAATGTGGCGGAATTTCTGGATTTTAGAATTGTTTATGAGCTAAGGCTGTGAGCGTTTCATTCCGTAATTTTGCAGAAAATTAATTATCCATGAAGAATCGGGCTTTCCGTTTAAGTCTTTTGGCCGTGGCCAGTGCAAGTATTATCAGTGTAAGTTGTAATGAGGCTCAGTCAGCTAGCACGCCTGCCAGTCAGCCTAAATCTGAGGGATCTGGTATCTCTATGGCTTATGTGCACAGCGATTCTCTTTTAGCTAAGTACGAATTACATCAGATGTACAAAAGCCAGTTGGAAGAGAAAGCAAAAGAGATTGAAAGCGAATTGCAGCGTCGCAGCGCCCTATTTCAGGAGAATGTAGCCAACTTTGAGAAAAGTGCCGGATCTATGTCTCAAGCTCAAATTCAACAAGAGCAAATGGAGTTGCAGCAATTGCAGCAAAACTTGATGCGTTACCGCGATGAGCGTGGTCAGGAATTAGCCGATGAAGAGCAAGGTCTCAATGAGTTAATTATGGCAGATATGGATAGCATTCTGAAGATTATTCAGGAGCGCGAGGGTTATGATTTTATTTTCAGTTATGGACCCGCTTCTGAGCTTTTGCTAGCCAACCCCGCTTACGATATTACCGATATAGTAGTAAAGGATCTTAATGAAGCTTATCAAAAAAATAAAGCCTCTAAGAAGGAGGACTAAGTCCCTTCTTAGTTGGGCTTTGGCCCTGCTAGTTTTAAGCTTGGTCGCCTGTGAATCAGACGATCCGAGTGAAAACCCTGTGGCTATTCGTGATAAGTATTTGGGGCAGTGGAATGTTACCGAGAATACCGGTATAAACCACCCCCAATTTTATCAAGTAAACATTGTGGCTGGCGATGCCGATGATGAGATTGTAATCGAAGGACTCTACAATGAGGTGAACTCCAAGGTGGTAGCCTTAGTGTCGGGAACTCAACTAAGTATTCCTAATCAAAACTCGGCGGGAATAAGCTATGTGGGCAGTGGAACAGCGAATGCTGATTACTCCCAAATAGCTTTGAGCTTCACGGCCAATGATGGCAGTGGTCCTGATCAGATAGAAGCGGTGCTTGTGCCCTAGAAACGGATGCGAACGCCGGTGTTTAAGCCGAAGTTAAGTAAGGTTTCACGTGGCCAGCTATAGCCATCAGGGTCAACGATGTCGTTCAAGAGATAGCGTACCGAACCACGGGCAAAAATTCCGAATTCACTACTTACCCAATAGGTACCCCCTAAAGCAATACCTACCGACCAATTCAGTTTGGTGAGATCCTTATTCAAATTGAAAGTTGAATCAGCTGGAGCATTCGGATTGCCATTATAGCTGATCTTTCCATTGTATTGATCCAGGAAATTCATCTCCACCATCGGTACTACCTCCAAGCTGAAAACATCTGAAATACGGGTAGTGAAATTCACTTTGATAGGAATGGAGAACATGGTGATGTCCACTTCATTATCGGCCAGGAAACTGGGGTTTAAAGTGTCGAGTACCACATCTTGCCAAGTGTAGCCACCATGAGCTCTCACGATACCTATTCCTAAATGGAAGGAAGGGCCTATTTCATAAAATAGATCCAGGCCATAATCCAGTTTAAAGGAACCTGTGGCTTTGAACTCTTCAGAATAGGTGTTGAATAAACTATTGGAAGCATCACTATTAATCAACCGCATATCGGTGTAATAGGGGTTGAGGTTCAAAGCCAGGTTGAAGCGCGATTTGTTTACATCCGAATCGGTGTAATAGTGAATATCATCATCTACTTGTCCCATCAGGCTTAAGCCGATGAAAACGAATCCCAGAGTGAAGAGTTTACGCATCTTTATTGTAATAAGGTTTTAGCCTTTGCTAAGGCTTGTTCTATTCCTTCGGGCTTACTGCCACCAGCCATAGCAAATCCGGCCTGGCCACCGCCACCGCCACCAATTTCGGCGGCCAATTCTTTAACGAGATTTCCTGCTTTCCAGTCTTTGGAAGCTAAAATCGCATCTCCCAAAGCTACAGCAATATTCGCTTTTCCATCATTCTTAGATGCGATTACCGCTGCCAACTGAGGTTTGTCGGCCTTTAATTGGAAGAGGGCATCCTTAATGCTTTTAGCATCGAGACTGGTTTCTAAAATCAGGCGATCCACGCCATCAATACTTTCAATGGCTTGAGCCCAGGCTTTACGCTCTTGTGCGGCTTGCGCTTGTTGGAAGGCTTCAACTTGCTTTTTAAGTTGAGCGTTTTCTTCCTTCAATTTCAGCAATCCCGCCAAGGGATCTTTGGGGTTTTTAAGCTCCTGCTGAAGGCTGCTTAATAAGCTTGCCTTTTCATTTAAATATTGGAGTGCCGCATCTCCGGTGCAAGCTTCAATCCGGCGAATGCCAGCGGCTACTGCACCTTCGGACATAAGGGTGAATAAGCCAATTTCGCCACTGGCTTGCACGTGAATACCCCCACAAAGTTCAACGCTGTCGCCAAACTTGATTGCCCGAACGAGATCTCCATATTTTTCACCGAAAAGAGCTATAGCGCCCATTTCTTTCGCTTCATCCATGGGGATGCTACGGTATTCTTCCAAGGGGAAGTTGGCTCGAATTCTTTGGTTTACCAATCTTTCGATTTCGGCTAATTGCTCATCTTCTACCTTACTGAAATGGCTAAAGTCGAAACGCAAGTAATCGGGATTTACCAGTGAACCTTTTTGTTCTACATGCGTGCCCAAAACTTCGCGGAGTGCCTGATGAAGCAAGTGGGTAGCGGTATGATTGAGGCTGGTGCTCTTTTGACGTTTGCTGTCGACACGAGCTTTGAATTCGGCCTGAGGATTTTCGGGCAACTTATCACAAAAGTGAATGATTAGCCCATGTTCTTTTTTGGTGTCGTAAATGCTGATTTCTTCATTTTCGGAAATCAATTTTCCATGATCACCTACTTGTCCACCGCCTTCCGGATAGAAAGGGGTGAGGTTTAATACAATTTGGAAAGACTCCTTATTCTTGGCTTTTACCTTGCGATAGCGGGTAATGCGCACTTTGGCTTCTAAATGGTCGTAGCCGATAAATTCCTCGCGATCATCTTCTTCAATCACCACCCAATCGCCGGTATCTACCTTAGTGGCAGAACGGGCACGATCTTTTTGCTTTTGCATTTCCGACTCATAAGAGGCAATGTCGAAGCTCATGCCTTCTTCTTTCAAAATCAAAGCGGTAAG
The Croceimicrobium hydrocarbonivorans genome window above contains:
- a CDS encoding OmpH family outer membrane protein, with amino-acid sequence MKNRAFRLSLLAVASASIISVSCNEAQSASTPASQPKSEGSGISMAYVHSDSLLAKYELHQMYKSQLEEKAKEIESELQRRSALFQENVANFEKSAGSMSQAQIQQEQMELQQLQQNLMRYRDERGQELADEEQGLNELIMADMDSILKIIQEREGYDFIFSYGPASELLLANPAYDITDIVVKDLNEAYQKNKASKKED
- the alaS gene encoding alanine--tRNA ligase, whose translation is MAQDKSWTAKEIRQQFLDFFQNKGHEVVPSAPMVIKGDPTLMFTNAGMNQFKEAFLGNRQPSSSRITDTQKCLRVSGKHNDLEEVGHDTYHHTMFEMLGNWSFGDYFKTEAIAWAWELLTEVYGLDQERLYVTVFEGDASENLERDDDAANAWKAYVPQERILNGNKKDNFWEMGATGPCGPCSEIHMDLRSNEERAKVEGASLVNQDHPQVVEIWNLVFMEFNRQADGALKALPAKHVDTGMGFERLCMALQGKQSNYDTDVFQPLITRLSELSGITYGTAEKSDIALRVIADHVRAVAFAIADGQLPSNNGAGYVIRRILRRAIRYGFSYLNLKEAFIHKLIPILSQQMAEFFPEIRDQKELVEKVILEEEQSFLRTLEQGLNRLDQIRQESQSKTVDGARVFELYDTFGFPPDLTALILKEEGMSFDIASYESEMQKQKDRARSATKVDTGDWVVIEEDDREEFIGYDHLEAKVRITRYRKVKAKNKESFQIVLNLTPFYPEGGGQVGDHGKLISENEEISIYDTKKEHGLIIHFCDKLPENPQAEFKARVDSKRQKSTSLNHTATHLLHQALREVLGTHVEQKGSLVNPDYLRFDFSHFSKVEDEQLAEIERLVNQRIRANFPLEEYRSIPMDEAKEMGAIALFGEKYGDLVRAIKFGDSVELCGGIHVQASGEIGLFTLMSEGAVAAGIRRIEACTGDAALQYLNEKASLLSSLQQELKNPKDPLAGLLKLKEENAQLKKQVEAFQQAQAAQERKAWAQAIESIDGVDRLILETSLDAKSIKDALFQLKADKPQLAAVIASKNDGKANIAVALGDAILASKDWKAGNLVKELAAEIGGGGGGQAGFAMAGGSKPEGIEQALAKAKTLLQ